A DNA window from Actinokineospora baliensis contains the following coding sequences:
- a CDS encoding sensor histidine kinase, producing MRGLGRIGEAFGRLPLRVYLVLVVVVLAAAGLLGTWAIGAQVMQNYLLGQIDSRLDRMSGLAQRQLITGVDPSRSNRGPAWAQWEVVLVRHPDGQVIDVGPRRDSDVRPALPAFGSVDPGSYLTVDSEGDASPRWRVLVRPLGEDEVVVATSQADVDTAVDDLRRTFLLISLGALVLLAATGYALVRGGLRPLEEVEGTAEAIAAGDLSRRVPVRRPGSEVGRLAVSLNGMLGQIEQAFHARARSEEAARISEGRMRRFVADASHELRTPLTSIRGYAELYRQGAAADVGEVMSRIEGQAERMSALVADLLLLASLDRQRPLELAPVDLTVIAVDAVHDARVVSPDRSIALKLDIGDEEAVVLGDTQRLRQVASNLVSNALRHTAGAVEVRVRLTGRTAMFEVADEGPGMTPEQAERVFERFYRADPSRTQESGGTGLGLAIVDALVFAHGGSIAVQSTPAAGTTFSVALPRLVDA from the coding sequence GTGAGAGGCCTCGGCCGCATCGGTGAGGCCTTCGGGCGGCTGCCTCTACGCGTGTACCTGGTGTTGGTGGTCGTAGTGCTCGCCGCGGCGGGCCTACTCGGCACGTGGGCGATCGGCGCGCAGGTCATGCAGAACTACCTGCTGGGCCAGATCGACTCCCGGCTGGACCGGATGAGCGGTCTGGCCCAGCGCCAGCTCATCACCGGTGTCGACCCGAGCCGCTCGAACCGCGGCCCGGCGTGGGCGCAGTGGGAGGTGGTGCTGGTGCGCCACCCGGACGGCCAGGTCATCGACGTGGGCCCGCGCCGCGACAGCGACGTCCGCCCGGCGCTGCCCGCGTTCGGTTCGGTCGACCCCGGCAGCTACCTGACCGTCGACTCCGAGGGCGACGCCTCGCCGAGGTGGCGGGTGCTCGTCCGGCCGCTCGGCGAGGACGAGGTGGTCGTCGCCACCAGCCAGGCCGATGTCGACACGGCCGTCGACGACCTCCGGCGGACGTTCCTGCTGATCAGCCTCGGCGCGCTGGTGCTGCTGGCGGCGACCGGGTACGCGCTGGTCCGGGGTGGTCTGCGGCCGCTGGAGGAGGTGGAGGGCACCGCGGAGGCGATCGCCGCCGGTGACCTGTCGCGCCGGGTGCCGGTGCGGCGGCCGGGCAGCGAGGTCGGCAGGTTGGCGGTGTCGTTGAACGGGATGCTGGGCCAGATCGAGCAGGCGTTCCACGCGCGTGCCCGGTCGGAAGAGGCCGCTCGGATCTCCGAGGGGCGCATGCGCCGGTTCGTCGCCGATGCCAGCCATGAACTGCGCACGCCTCTTACCTCCATCCGTGGCTATGCGGAGCTCTATCGCCAAGGCGCGGCTGCCGACGTCGGCGAAGTGATGTCCCGTATCGAGGGGCAGGCAGAGCGGATGAGTGCCCTAGTGGCGGATCTGCTGCTGTTGGCGAGCCTGGACCGGCAGCGGCCATTGGAACTCGCACCTGTTGACCTGACTGTCATCGCCGTTGACGCTGTGCACGATGCACGCGTTGTCTCACCCGACAGGTCTATAGCGCTGAAGTTGGACATCGGCGATGAAGAGGCTGTGGTCTTGGGTGACACCCAGCGGCTGCGGCAGGTGGCGTCCAACCTTGTCAGCAACGCTCTCCGGCACACGGCAGGAGCTGTGGAGGTCCGTGTCCGGCTGACCGGGCGCACGGCGATGTTCGAGGTTGCCGACGAGGGGCCGGGGATGACCCCGGAGCAGGCGGAGCGCGTCTTCGAGCGGTTCTACCGGGCTGACCCCTCGCGGACCCAGGAAAGCGGCGGCACCGGGCTGGGGTTGGCGATCGTGGATGCCTTGGTCTTCGCCCATGGTGGCTCGATAGCCGTGCAGTCGACCCCAGCTGCGGGCACGACGTTCTCCG
- a CDS encoding response regulator transcription factor, producing MTPASLLVVEDDDGIRDLLATSLRFAGFTVATAATGTDALSQAERLRPDLLVLDVMLPDRDGFDVLRRLRAGGHGVPVLFLTARDANKDKVTGLTIGGDDYVTKPFSLEEVIARVTAILRRTRPSEAAPERLAVGDLELDVDSHEVRKAGKSVELSPTEFKLLHYLLRNVGRVVSKAQILDQVWNYDFNGEAGVVESYISYLRRKVDDGDPRLIHTVRGFGYVLRAP from the coding sequence GTGACCCCGGCGTCGTTGCTGGTCGTCGAGGACGACGACGGCATCCGCGACCTGCTGGCCACCAGCCTGCGGTTCGCGGGGTTCACCGTGGCCACCGCCGCGACCGGCACCGACGCGCTGAGCCAGGCCGAGCGGCTGCGACCGGACCTGCTGGTGCTGGACGTGATGCTGCCCGACCGGGACGGCTTCGACGTGCTGCGGAGGTTGCGCGCGGGTGGGCACGGGGTGCCGGTGCTGTTCCTGACCGCCCGCGACGCCAACAAGGACAAGGTCACCGGCCTGACCATCGGTGGCGACGACTACGTGACCAAGCCGTTCAGCCTGGAAGAGGTCATCGCCAGGGTCACCGCGATCCTGCGTCGCACCCGCCCCTCCGAGGCGGCGCCGGAGCGGTTGGCGGTGGGGGATCTCGAACTCGACGTAGACAGCCACGAGGTGCGTAAGGCAGGCAAGTCGGTCGAGCTGTCTCCGACGGAGTTCAAGCTCTTGCACTACCTGCTGCGCAACGTGGGCCGGGTGGTGTCGAAGGCGCAGATCCTCGACCAGGTGTGGAACTACGACTTCAACGGTGAGGCCGGGGTCGTCGAGTCCTACATCTCGTACCTGCGTCGCAAGGTCGACGACGGCGATCCTCGTCTTATCCACACCGTGCGCGGGTTCGGCTATGTGCTGCGGGCACCGTGA